From Chiloscyllium punctatum isolate Juve2018m chromosome 36, sChiPun1.3, whole genome shotgun sequence, the proteins below share one genomic window:
- the LOC140460695 gene encoding uncharacterized protein — protein sequence MEKPWKCGDCGKGFRVPSALETHRRSHTREKPFSCPECGKAFSDSSALLRHRRVHTGERPFSCPECRKSFSDSSARLRHLRVHTGERPFSCLKCEKAFNDSSALIRHQRVHTGERPFRCPDCGKVFTRSSHLVIHRRVHTGEKPFPCPKCGKAFSDSSDLLAHRRVHTGERPFTCSVCGKCFTRSSDLLKHRRVHTGERPFSCSECGKGFTQASHLLTHRWVHTGERPFTCLECGKGFAVSSTLLTHQRVHTGERPFACPVCGQKFTMSCSLNKHQQRHQCSQQSDSAGNAAEGHPQD from the coding sequence atggagaaaccatggaagtgtggcgactgcgggaaaggcttccgtgtcccgtctgccctggagacacatcggcgcagtcacaccagggagaagccattctcctgtcctgaatgcgggaaggccttcagtgattcctctgccctgctgaggcaccgacgggtgcacacaggggagaggcccttcagctgccctgagtgcaggaagagcttcagcgattcctccgccCGACTGAGGCACTTGCGggttcacacaggggagaggcccttcagctgcctcaAGTGTGAGAAGGCCTTCaatgattcctctgccctgataaggcaccagcgggttcacacaggggagaggcccttccgcTGCCCCGATTGTGGGAAGGTGTTCACTCGCTCCTCCCACCTCGTGAttcaccggcgggtccacaccggtgagaagcccttcccctgccccaaatgtgggaaggccttcagcgattcctctgacctgctggcccaccggcgggtccacaccggtgagaggccattcacctgctctgtctgCGGGAAGTGCTTTACACGCTCttccgacctgctgaagcaccggcgggtccacactggggaaaggcccttcagctgctctgagtgcgggaagggctttacccaggcctcccacctgctgacacaccggtgggtccacactggggagaggccgttcacctgcctcgagtgcgggaagggctttgctGTCTCCTCCACTCTACTgacgcaccagcgggtccacactggggagaggccgtttgcCTGCCCTGTATGTGGGCAGAAGTTCACAATGTCCTGCAGCTTGAACAAGCACCAGCAGAggcaccagtgctcccaacaatccGATTCTGCCGGTAACGCTGCTGAGGGTCatccccaggactga